The Malus domestica chromosome 10, GDT2T_hap1 genome contains a region encoding:
- the LOC103436646 gene encoding disease resistance protein Roq1-like has protein sequence MEVINEIVWNKVRPTFTLSSREKLVEIDSKIEQLDVLLDVEANDVLAVGIWGTGGIGKTTITRLVYERISHRFEVCTFRSNVREVAAKHGIVNIQKQLLSPILKEKITQVWGYYGGSMMVKNCLWNKKVLLVLDDVDQLEQLELLVGDKRWFGVGSRIIITTRDLRLLVSHDVEIKQFELMGLSEDKALQLISWHAFKNDPNDEYLELLKAFVKYAAKLPLTLKTLGIFLCGRDQGAWTSTLDKLKKDPEETTFKTLLVSYGGLDDMTKNVFLDVACFHKGNDKDTVIEILDCCDFSGRIGIDVLVEKSLLYISGKNVEMHDLVQEMAWKIVRRKSKEPARRSQLWLREDIFHVLKNNTGTEDIEGIVLHLPKS, from the exons ATGGAAGTTataaatgaaattgtgtggAACAAAGTTCGTCCCACATTCACATTGAGTTCTAGAGAGAAGCTTGTGGAAATTGATTCTAAAATAGAGCAACTAGATGTGCTTTTAGACGTTGAGGCCAATGACGTCCTTGCTGTAGGGATATGGGGGACGGGTGGGATTGGTAAGACAACCATTACGAGGCTAGTCTACGAGAGAATTTCTCATAGATTTGAAGTTTGCACCTTTCGTTCCAATGTTAGGGAGGTGGCGGCGAAACATGGTATTGTTAATATACAAAAACAACTTCTTTCCCCGatattgaaggaaaaaattacACAGGTTTGGGGGTATTATGGTGGAAGCATGATGGTAAAGAATTGTTTATGGAATAAAAAGGTTCTTCTCGTTCTTGATGATGTGGATCAATTAGAGCAGTTGGAATTATTGGTTGGAGACAAACGCTGGTTTGGTGTGGGGAGCAGAATCATCATTACAACTAGGGATCTACGTTTGCTGGTCTCACATGACGTTGAGATCAAACAATTTGAGCTTATGGGATTAAGTGAAGATAAAGCTCTTCAGCTCATTAGTTGGCATGCCTTTAAAAATGATCCGAATGACGAATACCTGGAATTGTTAAAAGCTTTTGTTAAATATGCTGCCAAACTTCCCTTAACTCTGAAAACTTTGGGAATCTTTTTGTGTGGAAGAGATCAAGGTGCATGGACAAGTACATTGGATAAACTAAAGAAAGATCCAGAAGAGACAACATTTAAAACGCTTCTAGTAAGTTATGGCGGACTAGATGATATGACGAAGAATGTTTTTCTTGATGTGGCATGCTTCCATAAGGGGAATGACAAGGATACAGTAATTGAAATACTTGACTGCTGTGACTTTTCTGGACGTATCGGGATAGATGTTCTCGTTGAGAAATCTCTTTTATATATTTCAGGCAAGAATGTGGAGATGCATGATTTGGTACAGGAAATGGCATGGAAAATTGTTCGTAGAAAGTCTAAAGAGCCTGCACGACGTAGTCAGTTGTGGCTTCGTGAGGacatttttcatgtattgaagAATAATACG GGAACAGAAGATATTGAAGGCATAGTATTACACTTGCCGAAGTCATGA
- the LOC103417765 gene encoding protein MITOFERRINLIKE 1, chloroplastic-like: MEGRLSASLGLPAPNQNHHTQSSNDFHNLFTHFITPNPQTTLTPTQNHIPFFASTTTNTTSSTPNWASITRPSTRPTTQILLKNLTVFERALIGAGGGGIAGAFTYFCLHPLDTIKTKLQTKGASDIYANTFDAVLKTFQTKGISGFYSGISAVIVGSTASSAVYFGTCELGKSVLSKLPNYPPVLIPPTAGAMGNIVSSAIMVPKELITQRMQAGAKGRSWQVLLKILENDGFLGLYAGYSATLLRNLPAGVLSYSSFEYLKSAVLSKTKQTNLEPIQSVVCGALAGAISASITTPLDVVKTRLMTGAAQGGVSGTVKQILMEEGWVGFTRGVGPRVLHSACFSALGYFAFETARLAILNQYIKRKELQQMQDFGINVGVGVAST, translated from the coding sequence ATGGAGGGTAGACTTTCAGCCTCTCTGGGCCTCCCCGCACCCAATCAAAACCACCACACTCAGTCGTCCAATGACTTCCACAACCTCTTCACCCATTTCATCACTCCAAATCCCCAAACTACCCTCACCCCTACCCAAAACCACATCCCATTCTttgcctccaccaccaccaacaccaCCTCCTCCACCCCCAATTGGGCCTCCATTACCCGACCCAGTACCCGCCCCACGACCCAAATCCTGCTCAAGAACCTCACGGTCTTCGAGCGCGCCCTCATCGGCGCAGGCGGCGGAGGCATAGCCGGAGCCTTCACCTACTTCTGCCTCCACCCTCTGGACACCATCAAGACCAAGCTCCAGACCAAAGGCGCCTCAGACATTTACGCAAACACCTTCGATGCAGTCCTCAAGACCTTCCAGACCAAGGGTATTTCGGGGTTTTACAGCGGCATCTCCGCCGTCATCGTCGGCTCCACCGCATCCTCCGCCGTCTACTTCGGCACCTGCGAACTGGGTAAGTCGGTTCTCTCCAAATTACCCAATTACCCTCCCGTTCTCATCCCTCCCACGGCCGGAGCCATGGGCAACATAGTCTCTTCCGCGATAATGGTGCCCAAGGAGCTCATCACGCAGCGGATGCAAGCCGGGGCCAAAGGGAGGTCGTGGCAGGTGCTGCTCAAGATCCTCGAAAACGACGGCTTTCTGGGTCTTTACGCAGGGTACTCTGCCACATTGCTTAGGAACTTGCCTGCGGGTGTGCTGAGCTATTCGTCGTTCGAGTACCTGAAATCGGCGGTGCTGAGCAAGACGAAGCAGACCAATTTGGAGCCGATACAGAGCGTGGTGTGCGGGGCGTTGGCCGGAGCAATATCGGCCTCCATTACGACGCCACTTGATGTGGTGAAGACGAGGCTGATGACTGGTGCGGCGCAGGGCGGGGTTTCGGGGACGGTGAAGCAGATTTTAATGGAGGAAGGGTGGGTGGGGTTTACGAGAGGAGTGGGGCCCAGAGTTCTTCACAGCGCTTGCTTTTCGGCATTGGGTTACTTTGCTTTCGAGACTGCCAGGCTTGCCATTCTGAATCAGTATATTAAGAGGAAGGAGCTGCAGCAGATGCAAGATTTTGGTATCAATGTTGGTGTTGGTGTTGCTTCCACTTGA